The following are encoded in a window of Ferribacterium limneticum genomic DNA:
- a CDS encoding ParA family protein, with product MKAFLVANPKGGSGKSTLATNLAGYFANRGAEVMLGDIDRQQSSREWLGIRPFSLPTIDTWEAGEDKISRPPKGTTHVVLDTPAGLHGKMLERVLKLSTRVIVPVQPSMFDMLATRHFLTELLSEKAVRKGKADVAVIGMRVDARTRAAGELERFFATFELPVLAYLRDTQTYVQATAAGMTIFDLPPSRAERDLEQWQAIIKWVDAN from the coding sequence ATGAAGGCTTTTCTCGTCGCCAATCCCAAGGGCGGTTCCGGCAAAAGCACGCTCGCGACCAATCTGGCCGGCTATTTCGCCAACCGTGGCGCCGAGGTGATGCTCGGTGATATCGATCGTCAGCAATCGTCGCGCGAATGGCTGGGGATACGCCCGTTCTCCCTGCCCACCATCGATACCTGGGAGGCTGGTGAAGACAAGATATCCCGGCCACCCAAGGGCACCACGCACGTCGTGCTCGACACCCCGGCCGGCCTGCACGGCAAGATGCTCGAGCGCGTGCTCAAGTTGTCGACGCGGGTTATCGTGCCGGTTCAGCCATCGATGTTCGACATGCTGGCGACGCGCCATTTTCTGACCGAACTACTCTCCGAAAAGGCCGTGCGCAAGGGCAAGGCCGACGTCGCCGTGATCGGTATGCGAGTCGATGCGCGGACCCGTGCCGCCGGCGAACTCGAACGCTTCTTCGCCACTTTCGAACTGCCCGTGCTGGCCTACCTGCGTGACACGCAGACCTATGTCCAGGCAACGGCGGCCGGCATGACCATCTTCGACCTGCCGCCCTCGCGCGCCGAGCGCGATCTCGAGCAATGGCAGGCGATCATCAAATGGGTCGACGCCAACTAA
- a CDS encoding TAXI family TRAP transporter solute-binding subunit: MMARIKAGLLSLRDLFATAWWIVLLAGIGFAVAYQFVEPAPPTKIAISTGAESGAYYQFAKRYATILAKNGITLEVRTSAGSLENLERLKNDEVQIGFVQGGVVPPKEDPDAVDDSGLLSLGSVFYEPVWVFYRGDKVLTRLTELKGKRIAIGQEGSGVRQLAQQLLDANEIPAGKHLVPLAGLSAAEELQQGRIDAAFIIAAETAPVVQVLIRSPGVRLMSFAQDRAYQRRFPFLTKLTFPQGVADLVRDFPPEDIKVLAPTANLIVRDDLHPALQALLLQAASEVHGKSGFFQDAGEFPSYMDQMLPLSPEAARYFKTGPSFLQRYLPFWLAVLADRLIVMLVPVFVLLIPLLKVAPALYNWRVRSKVFRIYGELKFLEDDLKLHFDPAKLADYRSRLDALDDEASALHIPLGFTDLAYTLREHVNLVRHILDKKESQA; the protein is encoded by the coding sequence ATGATGGCCAGGATCAAGGCTGGGCTGCTCTCGCTGCGCGACCTGTTCGCCACCGCCTGGTGGATCGTCCTGCTCGCCGGCATCGGTTTCGCAGTCGCCTACCAGTTCGTCGAACCGGCGCCGCCGACGAAAATTGCCATCAGCACCGGCGCCGAAAGTGGCGCCTATTACCAGTTCGCCAAGCGCTACGCGACCATCCTGGCCAAGAACGGCATCACGCTGGAGGTTCGGACCTCGGCCGGTTCGCTCGAAAATCTGGAGCGTCTGAAAAATGACGAGGTGCAGATCGGCTTCGTCCAGGGCGGCGTCGTGCCGCCCAAAGAAGATCCCGATGCCGTCGACGACTCCGGCCTGCTCTCGCTCGGCAGCGTTTTCTACGAGCCGGTCTGGGTGTTCTATCGCGGCGACAAGGTGCTGACCCGCCTGACCGAACTCAAAGGCAAGCGCATCGCCATCGGCCAGGAAGGCTCGGGGGTGCGACAGCTGGCGCAGCAGTTGCTCGACGCCAACGAAATTCCGGCCGGTAAGCATCTGGTTCCGCTGGCCGGCCTATCGGCGGCTGAAGAGCTGCAGCAGGGGCGGATCGACGCCGCCTTCATCATTGCTGCCGAAACGGCGCCGGTCGTTCAGGTATTGATCCGCTCGCCCGGCGTCAGGCTCATGAGCTTCGCCCAGGACCGCGCCTACCAGCGCCGCTTTCCTTTCCTGACCAAGCTGACCTTTCCGCAGGGCGTCGCCGATCTGGTCCGCGATTTTCCGCCGGAAGACATCAAGGTGCTGGCCCCGACGGCCAATCTGATCGTCCGCGACGACCTCCATCCGGCCTTGCAGGCGCTGCTCCTCCAGGCGGCCAGCGAGGTGCATGGCAAATCCGGCTTCTTCCAGGATGCCGGCGAATTCCCGTCCTACATGGACCAGATGCTGCCGCTGTCGCCCGAAGCAGCGCGCTACTTCAAGACCGGCCCGTCCTTCCTGCAGCGTTACCTGCCGTTCTGGCTGGCTGTCCTGGCCGATCGGCTAATCGTCATGCTGGTGCCGGTCTTCGTCCTGCTCATCCCCTTGCTCAAGGTGGCGCCGGCGCTTTACAACTGGCGGGTGCGCTCCAAGGTTTTCCGGATCTACGGCGAGCTGAAATTTCTCGAAGACGACCTCAAGCTCCATTTCGATCCGGCCAAACTGGCCGACTATCGCAGCCGGCTCGATGCCCTCGACGATGAAGCCAGTGCCCTGCATATTCCGCTCGGCTTCACCGATCTGGCCTATACCTTGCGCGAACACGTCAATCTGGTTCGCCACATCCTCGACAAGAAGGAATCTCAAGCATGA
- a CDS encoding quinone oxidoreductase family protein produces MPYAIRLHQNGGPEVLSWEAIDLPAPAPGEATVRHHAVGLNFIDVYHRTGLYPVTLPSGIGMEGAGVVEAVGEGVSELKVGDRVAYAGGPLGAYAEVRNIPAHRLLKLPDAISFETGAAMMLQGLTAAYLLRKTYRVQAGDAVLIQAAAGGVGLIACQWARALGATVIGTVGSPAKAELAKAHGCHHVINYSTENFAQRVREITNGEGVAVVYDGVGKDTFAGSLDSLRPMGMMVSFGNASGPVPPLDLIVLSQKGSLFVTRPTLMNYTAKREDLVALGSELFDVVVSGQVKIEVNQTYALKDAAQAHCDLEARKTTGSTILLP; encoded by the coding sequence ATGCCCTACGCCATTCGACTTCATCAAAACGGCGGCCCGGAAGTGCTGTCCTGGGAAGCCATCGATCTGCCGGCGCCGGCCCCCGGCGAAGCGACGGTTCGCCACCACGCCGTCGGCCTCAATTTCATCGACGTCTATCACCGCACCGGCCTCTATCCGGTCACCCTGCCCTCCGGCATTGGCATGGAAGGCGCCGGCGTGGTCGAGGCGGTCGGCGAGGGCGTCAGCGAACTCAAGGTCGGCGACCGCGTCGCTTATGCCGGCGGGCCGCTTGGCGCCTACGCCGAAGTGCGCAATATTCCGGCGCATCGCCTGCTCAAGCTGCCCGACGCCATCTCCTTCGAAACCGGCGCGGCGATGATGCTGCAAGGCCTGACGGCGGCCTACCTGCTACGCAAGACTTATCGTGTGCAAGCCGGCGATGCCGTGCTGATCCAGGCTGCTGCCGGTGGCGTCGGGCTGATCGCCTGCCAGTGGGCGCGGGCGCTCGGCGCGACGGTGATCGGCACCGTCGGCTCGCCGGCCAAGGCTGAGCTGGCCAAGGCACACGGCTGCCATCACGTGATCAACTACAGCACCGAGAATTTCGCCCAGCGTGTGCGCGAAATCACCAACGGCGAAGGCGTCGCCGTGGTTTATGACGGCGTCGGCAAGGACACCTTTGCCGGCTCGCTCGACAGCCTGCGCCCCATGGGCATGATGGTTTCCTTCGGCAATGCCTCCGGCCCGGTGCCGCCGCTCGACCTCATCGTGCTGTCGCAAAAAGGCTCGCTGTTCGTCACCCGTCCGACCTTGATGAACTACACGGCGAAGCGCGAAGATCTTGTCGCGCTGGGCAGCGAGTTGTTCGATGTCGTCGTCTCCGGCCAGGTCAAGATCGAGGTCAACCAGACCTACGCCCTGAAGGACGCCGCCCAGGCGCATTGTGATCTCGAGGCGCGCAAGACCACGGGTTCTACCATCCTGCTGCCATGA
- a CDS encoding UvrD-helicase domain-containing protein, which translates to MSDLLANLNSPQLQAVTLPPVHALILAGAGSGKTRVLTTRIAWLMSTGQVGPHGVLAVTFTNKAAKEMTARLSSLVPINTRGMWIGTFHGLCNRLLRAHYREAGLPQTFQILDSADQLAMVKRLLKNLNVDDEKYPPRELCHFINAHKEQGVRAAQAEVYDNYTQKRVELYAEYETQCNREGVVDFAELLLRCYELLQRNEPLRKHYQDRFRYILVDEVQDTNKLQYAWLKLLAGGGAVVFAVGDDDQSIYAFRGAEVGNMRDFERDYAGDNVIRLEQNYRSHGNILAAANAIIKNNRERLGKNLWTDAGEGEPIRAFEAYSDLDEARFVVEEIRELVRDGISPTQIALLYRSNAQSRVLENELFTKNVPYKVYGGLRFFERQEIKHALAYLRLLGNPDDDTAFLRVVNFPTRGIGARSLENLQATAHQTNSSLYNAAASLTGKSGQTVGAFIRLIEQLRVETEGLPLPEMVEHIIEKSGLAQHYRTDKEGQDRLENLDELINAAATFIDDEGAIGEGGALVSFLTLASLEAGEHQAGEGQEAVQLMSVHAAKGLEFDVVFITGLEQGLFPHENSINEGKDGLEEERRLMYVAVTRARQRLYVSCAQTRMLHGQTRYCVPSSFLDEIPEQLLLKLNKKAAPAAAFPAFGSFGGGYAEPVASGGLRIGQTVEHAKFGIGVIVSTEGRGADARVQINFGGSGMKWLALEYAKLTPV; encoded by the coding sequence ATGTCCGATCTCCTTGCAAATCTGAATTCGCCGCAACTTCAGGCAGTTACGCTGCCGCCCGTCCATGCATTGATTCTCGCCGGGGCGGGGAGTGGTAAGACCCGGGTGCTGACTACACGCATTGCTTGGCTCATGTCGACCGGCCAGGTCGGGCCGCACGGCGTGCTGGCGGTGACCTTCACCAACAAGGCGGCCAAGGAGATGACGGCGCGGCTGTCGTCACTGGTGCCGATCAATACGCGCGGCATGTGGATCGGTACTTTCCACGGCCTGTGCAACCGCTTGCTGCGGGCGCATTACCGCGAGGCCGGGTTGCCGCAGACCTTCCAGATCCTCGATTCGGCCGACCAGCTGGCGATGGTCAAGCGGCTGCTCAAGAACCTGAATGTCGATGACGAGAAGTATCCGCCGCGCGAACTGTGCCACTTCATCAATGCCCATAAAGAGCAGGGTGTGCGGGCGGCGCAGGCCGAGGTTTACGACAATTACACGCAAAAACGCGTCGAGTTGTACGCCGAATATGAAACCCAGTGCAACCGCGAAGGCGTCGTCGACTTTGCCGAACTGCTCTTGCGCTGCTACGAATTGCTGCAGCGCAACGAACCTTTGCGCAAACACTACCAGGATCGCTTCCGTTACATCCTGGTCGACGAGGTGCAGGACACCAACAAGCTCCAGTACGCCTGGCTGAAACTGCTGGCTGGCGGTGGCGCCGTGGTCTTTGCTGTCGGCGATGACGACCAGAGCATCTATGCCTTCCGCGGCGCAGAAGTCGGCAACATGCGCGATTTCGAGCGTGATTACGCTGGCGACAATGTGATTCGCCTCGAACAGAACTACCGTTCGCACGGCAATATCCTGGCGGCGGCCAATGCCATCATCAAGAACAACCGCGAGCGTCTGGGCAAGAATTTGTGGACGGACGCCGGCGAAGGCGAGCCGATCCGTGCCTTCGAGGCTTATTCCGATCTCGACGAGGCGCGTTTCGTCGTCGAGGAAATCCGCGAACTGGTCCGTGACGGCATCTCGCCGACGCAGATCGCGCTGCTTTACCGCTCCAACGCCCAGTCGCGCGTGCTCGAAAACGAGTTGTTCACCAAGAACGTGCCGTACAAGGTCTATGGCGGCCTGCGCTTCTTCGAGCGCCAGGAAATCAAGCACGCCCTGGCCTATCTGCGCCTGCTCGGCAATCCGGACGACGACACGGCTTTTCTGCGCGTCGTCAATTTCCCGACCCGCGGCATTGGCGCCCGTTCGCTCGAAAACCTGCAGGCGACGGCGCATCAGACCAATTCGAGCCTGTATAACGCAGCCGCTTCGCTGACCGGCAAGTCCGGCCAGACGGTCGGCGCTTTCATCCGCTTGATCGAACAATTGCGCGTCGAGACGGAAGGTCTGCCGCTGCCGGAAATGGTCGAGCACATCATCGAGAAATCCGGTCTGGCCCAGCATTACCGGACCGACAAGGAAGGCCAGGATCGGCTGGAGAATCTGGACGAACTGATCAACGCCGCCGCCACCTTCATCGACGACGAAGGGGCTATAGGCGAAGGCGGGGCGCTGGTCTCCTTCCTCACCCTGGCTTCGCTGGAAGCCGGCGAACATCAGGCTGGCGAAGGGCAGGAGGCGGTGCAACTGATGTCGGTGCACGCCGCCAAGGGGCTGGAATTCGACGTGGTTTTCATCACCGGCCTGGAGCAGGGCCTGTTCCCGCACGAAAACTCGATCAACGAGGGCAAGGACGGTTTGGAGGAGGAGCGCCGGCTCATGTATGTCGCAGTCACCCGCGCCCGTCAGCGTCTCTATGTGTCGTGTGCGCAGACCCGCATGCTGCACGGCCAGACGCGCTATTGCGTGCCGTCCAGCTTTCTCGATGAAATCCCCGAGCAATTGTTGCTCAAGCTCAACAAGAAGGCGGCGCCGGCGGCGGCTTTTCCGGCTTTCGGCTCGTTCGGTGGCGGTTATGCCGAGCCGGTGGCGTCTGGTGGCCTGCGTATTGGGCAGACAGTCGAGCACGCCAAGTTCGGCATTGGCGTCATCGTGTCCACCGAAGGGCGTGGCGCCGATGCGCGCGTCCAGATCAACTTCGGGGGCAGCGGCATGAAGTGGCTGGCGCTCGAGTACGCCAAGTTGACGCCGGTTTGA